Genomic DNA from Methanobrevibacter sp.:
GGAGAGGAGGGCGCAGGAAATTGAGTGTACAGCACCAGATTTCTTAAGACAGCTGTCAAGCATGCTGCAGGTAGGGTTGAGCTTTGAAAATGCAATGGAAGATATGTCTCATTACTCAAAGGGACCACTTTATGATGAAATCAGAAGATCGATTGTTGAAATTCGTATGGGTCGAAATTTCGATGAGTCATGGAATGCTATGGGTAAAAGACTGAAATCTAAAGAGCTTGAGAGGATTTTTGGAATTATTTTAGATGGTAGAAAAAGTGGATCAAGCATATCAACAGTACTTTTTGATGTTTCAAATGACTTGCGAGATTTGATGGCACTTAAGCGTGAGAGAAAATCTACTGTTATGATGTCTGTGATGTTCTTGCTTATTTCTGCTATTGTCGCAACGCCTTTTGCCATGGGGATGGTTAGTGTATATTCCAATTTCATGCAGACTTATGGAATGGAATCTGAAATTATTTTATCTGCTCCAATGGTTGGGGAACTCTATTTGATTATTCATTCAATTCTTGTTGGTTTTATCATTAGTATTATCATGTATGGAAAAATTAAAAGTGGAATTAAATTTTCAATGCCTCTTGTTGCGGCTTCTTTTGGAATATTTTATATAATTTCCACATTTGGATCAACATTGCTTATGGGGGGTTTATAGTGGATGAATGTGCTCAGACATCAGCAGAATTCATTCTGTTGTTTGGAGGAATATTTGTTGTTGTATTGCTTGTAATTTACATGTATAATAATTACATGAATGATTTGGGAGGTGAAATCAACTCAAAGGAAGTGAATGAATTCAACAGTCAGTTAAAGACACTTAAAAATTACTTTAAATAATCCGGGACATATTTATTTAACATGCTAAACAATATATTATACTATGAAAAGGATTTTTGAATTCATAGAAAAATACTATTGCATAATGCTATTATTTTTTGTTGGTATTGCTCTTGTTTATCCACCCACATTTAATTGGGTTCTGGCAAACATTGGGGATATCAATATTTTGAATTTATTATTGAGTATTGTATTGTTTACTATGGGTACAACACTTAAAGTTGACAACTTTGTAAATGTATTTAAAAATCCTCGAGAAATTGTTCTTGGAATCGCTGCACAATACATTATAATGCCATTTTTAGCATTCGCTCTTGCAAGTATATTCTCACTTGACATGGCTTTGACTGTAGGTATTATTTTGGTCGGTACTGTTCCTGGTGGAACTGCATCAGATGTAATCACATTTCTTGCAAGGGGGGATGTTGCACTATCTGTATCTTTAACAGCAATTTCCACTTTGATTTCACCGATTGTAACTCCATTGATAACATTGGTGTTAATCGGAAATCAAATTACGTTCAATCCTGTGGATATGTTTATATCTATTGTTCAAATTGTAATAATTCCAATTGTTTTGGGTTTAGCACTTAATTACAAATTCCCAGAATTTTGTGCAAAGTTAAAGGGATACTTGCCTGCAATTTCTGGAATTGTGGTTTGTTTAATTGTTGCAGGAATTATGGGTGCAAACAAACAGGCAATCTTGACTTCATCCCTTTTGATAATGGCAGTTATCATAATTCAATATTTCATGGCAATGGGATTGGGCTGTTTGATGGGTTATATTGCTGGTATGAAACGGGAACACATTATTACAATAGCTATTGAACTAGCATTTCAGAACTCCGGATTATCAACAAGTCTCGCAAAGACACATTTTCCAAGTTTAACTGCTGCTACAGTTCCCGGTGCATTATATTCTGTTTGGCAGAATTTTGCAGGTTCAATAATTGCATATTTCCTGACTAGATATTCAGATTAATTATTTATTCTTTGAATGTCAATTTAATGACATGATTGATCATACAAGAACTTTCTATGAAAATATTAAGGATGCATTTTATTTTGCAGTATCAGATAAAGTATCTATTGTTATCATTGGTATTATTTTAACAATTGCAGGTACTTTGGAGGAGTACCATACAAATGATCCATTATTGTCTATTATAAGTATTATTGTTCTTCTATGCTTTTTGCTTTTTGAAGCAGGTTATTCTTCAAAAATTATTGTTGAAACTCTTGAAGGGTCAACTAAGACACCTGCTATTGAAAATATTCCTGAAATGTTAACTCATGGTTTGAAGGAATTTATAGTAACTCTTGGATATTCTATTGTGAGTTATATATTGGGTATGGTAGTGGAAGGAATTTATGTTATTTATCATGATTCCATAATTTTGCTTCCGTCTCTCTTGATATTTGCATTAATCCTGTTTGTTATGAATTCTTCTTTAATATATATGGGTCATAAATCTGGTAAAATTAAGGATGGATTCAATATCAAAGGAATATTTGGTCTTTATGGAAAATTAGGATTTCTTGGCACTTTATTTTTATTTATTACATGTATTATTTCACAGTTAATTTTGTTTTCGTCTGTGTTTAATGTGTTTTCATGGGATATTTGGATTATAATTAAATTTATAATGAACTTTCTCTTGGCTCCAATCAGTCTTATATTTTCATTAAGATTGTTTGCACTTCAAGGAAGATTAAATTAATAATTTTAATTTATTTAACATTATATGGTGCTGTGAATTAAAAATTTATCTTTTTTAAATACATATAATATGATTTAAATAGTTTTAATATTCTTATTGTAATAATTTTAATTGATAGTAACTCATAATTTGTCCTTATTTTTTAATTTTAAGTATTAGAAATGTAAAAAAATGAGATATTTCAAGTAGTTACACTTGAAATACATTACTTAAAATGGAAGATTATTCTTGGTATGAACCATACGCCTAAAATTGAAATTAAACAGCACACTAATATTATTGGTGGATAAAAGATGTATCCGAGTATCATTCCAATTAAAACTGTGGTTATAGTTGCATACATTGGATAATGTTTACTTAATGCAATATGCAATGCAATATTTCCCGGATCTGCTGCTTTAAGGAAGTTTCCTATAATTATTGAAAGAACTGCAGTAATGATAAAGCATAAACCATACAGGAATTGGGGCAGGAACAGGTAGAAATGTTCTCCAACGAATAATGTAAGATATGGGAGGAGTGAAAATACGAATAATGTGATTCCCATTGTCCATATGACTTTGTTGTCGACTTTGTTTACAAGGCGGAATATGTTGTTGTTGAAATTCCAAAAGTTAAAGCACACAATAAAACTAACTGCATAAATTAGAAAATCATATCTCAGTTCATAAAGTGCTTCCCAACTGCCAACGTTTGCAAGAGGTAGTTCCAAAACAATGATTGTAATAATGATTGCTAAAATTGCATCAATCAATGCTTCAAATCTTTCAGTTTCCATTATTACCTCTCCTAATTATTCTATCGAAGAAAACCCATAATAAAACTGCAATCAAACAACAAATGTAAATCCCTGGAGTATAAACTGTGTATGTCAAGATAAAACCAATAATCAATACGCATAATGGAATGCTTTGGATATTGGAATTAAAATCCAACTCGATTAACTGTTTGTTGTATGGGTTGCTCTTGTAAATTGCTTGCATAGCCAATCTATTGAATATATGGGTTAATATGAATATCAAACCAAACATTGTTTCTGCAGGAACTGAATGGATGTCATAAGCAAGCCAAAGTGTAAAATAAGGCAATAATGAAATGATAAATGTCATAACTCCGTAACGCCAAACTACAGAGTTGTCGATGGTATCTATTACTTGAAAGAGATTATGGTTAGCATACCAAAGATTATATAATGTTAAAAAACTTATTAAATACGCAATAAAAACGGTATTTAACTGTAAAATGGCACCAATGGTTGGTGTTGTTGGCTGTGGAATTTTTAAAACAAGAACAGTTATGATAATTGCTATAATCGCATCAAAAAATGTTTCAAATCTTGTAGTTTCCATGGGTGAATATTTAATAGTTCTAATATAAAAATGATAGGATAAATGACAAATTTAATGTATTGTTATAAATTATTTTTTCACTAATTATTTAAATATAAATTATTAGTTCATATAATATTAATCAAGGTGATAAAATGGATATGTTAATTAATGGAAAACACATTTCAAGTGATGATGTAGAAGATGTGATTAATCCATATGATGGAAAAGTAATTGATACAATCCCAATTGCTCACAGGCAGGATGCTGAACTTGCAATTGAATCAGCAAACAATGCTAAAGACAGTCTACGTGAGATGTCTGCATTTAAAATTTCAAATAAATTATTTAATGTTGTTGAAAAATTAAAGGAAAAACGTCTGGAATTTGCAGAATCTTTAACATTGGAAGTTGGAAAACCAATCAATGAATCATTGCTTGAAGTTGATAGATCAATTGAAACATTAAAGCTTTCAGCAGAAGAGGCAAAAAGAATTTATGGTGAAAGTGTCCCTCTTGATGCGGGAATGGGTGGAAAAGGATTTTTTGCTTTTACACAAAAAGAACCTTTGGGTGTTGTAGCAGCTATCACTCCATTTAATTATCCATTAAATCTAACAATTCATAAAATTGCACCAGCAATAGCATGTAAAAATACAGTAATCGTAAAACCACCAACAGAAGCTCCATTGACAGTCATGAAATTCTGTGATTTGTTGGATGAAGAATTTCCGGATGGTGTTGTAAATGTTATTCCAGGATATGGTTCAGAAGTTGGCGATCACTTAGTTATTTCACCGGATGTTAATAAGATTTCATTCACAGGAAGCGTAACAACTGGTCTTATGATTTCACAGAAGGCAGGAATGAAGAAAGTTACTTTGGAACTTGGTGGAAATGATCCTACAGTTATCTTGAAAGATGCTGATTTGGATAAAGCAGTAAAAGGAATAATCAATGGTGCATTCCTAAATGCAGGTCAAGTCTGCATGGGGGTTAAAAGGGTAATTGTTGAAGATGAAATTGCAGATGAATTTGCAGAAAAGTTAGTCGAAGCGACTCAAAAGTTGGTTATGGGAAATCCAATGGATTCTAAAACAACTCTTGGAACATTAATATCTGAAAAAGCTGCAATACAGGTTGAAGAAACAGTCAATAATGCAGTTAGGGAAGGTGCAAAAATTCTGACTGGTGGAAATCGTGATGGTGCATTTTATGAAGCAACTGTAATAGATAATGTCGCACCGGATATGGATCTTGTTGAAAATGAAACATTCGGTCCTGTAGCACCAATCATCCGTGTTAAAAATATTGATGAAGCTATTGAAGTTGCAAATGATACTGAATATGGTCTTCAGGCAGGTGTATTCACTGCGGATTATGCTTCTGCTATGAGGTGTGCTCAGGAAATTGAAGCCGGAACGGTATTCATCAATAAACAATCTACATTCAGAACTGATAATATGCCTTTTGGTGGATTCAAAAATAGTGGTATCGGTAAAGAAGGAATAAAATACGCAGTCGATGAAATGACTAAAACAAAATTAATAGGTTTGAATTTAAGATAAAAAAAGAAAATAAGTAAAAATACTTATTTTAAATAGTTTTCAACAAGGTTACGTGTTTCGTTAAGCGCTTCGAGTGGAATCTTTGGCATTTGGCCAAGTTCTCCTTCAACATCTTTAACAATAACTCCATCTATACCAAGGAACATTCCTTCACTTACGATATCACTGAATGATTGTGGTGGGAGTAAGGAGACACCAACTTTGTTGTCATCTTTAACGGTTAAATCGTTTGTGAGAACGGTAATTGCACGTTTTCCAAGATTTACGTTACAAATTAATAATTTGTCGTTTCTTGGGTGTTTTGTAACACTCATCACTTCTCCAACTCTGATGTCAACACCGATGATTGGATCGTTGATTGGTCCAAGAGCTAATCTGTCTTTTAAACCGATAATTGTGTCCAAGAAGAATCTTACTTTTGCAATATTTTCCTGTGTTTTTTCCCTGTCTTCTTTAGGAGCATTGCTTAGGAACTTTTTGTTCCAGTCAGGTCCTCCCAAGTATTCAATGATTTGCTCTGCTTTTTCTTTTAATGATGCAACATCAGGAGAATTTACCAATTCATCTCCTTCAAGGTAAGAGTACATTAATGATTGGAAATCACTGTTCATTTGTTTTCCAAGGTCAATAGCTTGTTTTTTATTCCAGCTTCCTCTAAAAGCAGCTGTTGGAATGAGATTGAGATAATTTTCTCTTGCTTTGCTTGCCACTAAAATTCTATAATCTTTTGTTGTGTCCCACATTTGAAATCTCCTTTTAATCTAAATTATACTTTAAATTTATAATTAAATAAATGTTTTTACAATTAAAAGTCTTTTAAATTAAATTAAAAATAAAAAACTATTTATATTAACAATAAAATAAATTTATACATATTTATTTAAGATTATTGTGGTGTAAACATGGTAGAAGTTTCAAAATTACGCAGTTTAGATATTTATACCAACACTGGACATTATGTTGGTCGTGTAGAAGATGTTGTTCTCAATATTAGATTAGGAACTATTTCAAAATTACAAGTTAGAGCTATTGAACAAGAAAGAAAACCTGCTGGTGTTATTAACTCATTTTTAGGAAGTATTCGTGGGGAAGTTCCAGAAGAAAATGATATGAAATCTTTCCAAAACGATTTATTAACCGTAGACTTCGATAAAGTACAAGCTATCGGAGATATTATGTTAATCAATCCTAGAGATATTAAAAAAATAAACTCAGAACCACAAGTTCCTGATGCTGTAGTTCCAAAACAACCTGAAACTCAACCACAAGAAACTCAAGTCCAATTTGATGCTGAAAGATTATAGATATCTTTCATTTATTTATTTTTTTTATTAATTTTTTTAAGAGTGTTATTTATGAAAGTCGGTATTATAGGCTGTGGAGCAATTGCTAATATTATTACTGGCAGTATCGCTCCTGAAAACAACGGTATTGAAATTGCATATTTTTTCGATAAGGATGTTGAAAGAGCAGAAAATTTAGCAAGTTTGGCTGGCGGTATTGCAGCACTTGATTTTGATGACATGCTAAACAATGTAGATTTGGTATTGGAATGTGCTTCTCCTGCTTCAGTTAAGGAATATGCTCCAATTGTTCTTAAAAGAGGAATTGACATGATCACCATGAGTATTGGTGCATTCATGGATTTGGATTTCTATGGTGAAGTCTTAAAAATAGCTAAAGAGAATAATGCTAAAATACACTTGCCGTCAGGTGCTGTTGTAGGTCTTGACGGAATTAAAGCAGTGGCTAAATTCGGTCTTAAAGAAATTAATCTTGTAACCCGTAAATCTCCAAGGTCCCTTGGAAAAGATATTGATACTGAAGAAGTGCTATTTGAAGGAAAAGCTTCAGAAGCAGTTAAACAGTTCCCATTAAACATTAATGTGGCTGCAACAATAAGTATGGCATGTGGAAGAGATATTGATGTTAAAATCATTGTTGATCCTAAAGTTGACAGAAATGTTCATGAAATTACAGCTAAAGGAGACTTTGGTGAATTCAAAACCACTACAATGAATTTCCCTTGCGAAGCTAATCCTAAAACAAGTATGTTGGCAGCACTCTCAGCAATTAGATTACTTAAAAGTTTCAATGAAACCATTAGTGTGGGTATGTAATGAAGGAATATGAAGTTTATTCTTCACTAAAAGTTCCAAAAAACTCTAAAATTATTGTTCGTTTGGACGGTAGAAGTTTTCATCAGTTAGCTCGCGATTTAAATTTAACCAAGCCTTATGATGAGAATTTCTATAAAGTTCTCTCTCATGTTTGTGAAGATTTGTTTAAAGAATTTTCACCTATTTTTGTTTATGCTTTTTCAGATGAAATAAGCATATTATTGGATAATGTTCCATTCAATGGCAGAATTGAAAAAATTGATTCTGTAATGGCTAGTTTTGCAGCCAGTTCATTTGTTATTAATTACAATGTAAAATTTAAAAAACCTCCTGCTTTTGATGCACGTGTCATTCCAATTTCAGATGATGACATTCTTGAATATTTCAAATGGAGACAGGATGAATCCTGGAGAAATTGTGTAAATTCTCATGGCATATTCTATCTCAAATCAAAGTATTCAAATATTGAATCAAATGATAAAATAAATGGTAAGAAGTTAAGTGATATACATGAATTATTATTCGAGAATGGTATTAATTTGAACGATGTTGATGCTTACAAAAAAAGAGGAATTGGAATATATAGGAAGAATAAAAAAGTGGTTGGTTTCAATAAAAAAGAAAATAGGGAACAGGTATCATACAGAAGCTATGTGTGTACCGATTGGAATCTTCCAAAATTCAACAAGGACTTCTTTAAAAGATTAGGTGTTTTAAAATGAGTTTCATTTCAAAATTATTCGGAAACAATGATGATGAATTTAGTGAAGTTAGAGTTGACAGGGAAGTTCTTAACTCTGTAATCTATTACTCAAAACAGGCATATCCAAATGAATTTCTAGCATTTTTTGATGGTGAAATTAAAAATAATGTGTTATACATTACCAGTTTGTTATTTGTTCCTGGTGAGACATGTGAAACCGGTGCTGTTGTTCACAATGAAATGGTTCCAATGAACACCAAATATTATGGATCAGTCCATTCACACCCAGGACCAAGTGCAAGTCCATCTGATGCTGATTTAATGACTTTTTCTAAAAATGGATACTTCCACATGATCGTATGCTTACCTTATTCATATGAAACATTTAAGGCATATGACAGGCATGGGGAGCCTATGGATTATAGTGTCGGAGATTATAGTTATCTTGTTGATGATAATCCTGATGATTTTTTTGATGAAGATGATGTATTGACTGACAGTGATGAATTTGAGCCGGGATTTTTTGATGAGGATGATGATGAATTTTTCAAAAATCTTGATGAAGAAAAAGTTGATCATTATGAAGAATTCGAAAGAAGAAACGGTTTGAACAATCAAGCACAGAATTCTGTAATAAAAATAGAACTTAATAATGATGGCAGTGTAAAAAGGATTTTTAGGGAATTCAAGGATTGAATTTAATATAAAATAATGTCTAAACCTAAAAATACTGCAATTCCTACACTATAGATTATAATTTTGTTGTCGGTTGTCTTTTTTAAAACTAATTCTTCTAATGCCGTTGAAACAATTAATGCTATTGAAATTCCTACCCATCCAAATCCTAACACATTATCACCTTATCTGTCATAATATTTATTGAATAATTTATATATGGTTGGTGCATTGTTTAATCTATTTGAAGTATTATGATTAAATAATAAATTTTTTATATTCTTTTTTTCACATATATAATTTATAAATGAAATAGTTTCCCTGCTTATGGAAGATTTTGATCCTTCACTTATAACTGTAAATTTGATTTTTGTATTTGTAGTTATATTTTGGTTATTAGTGATTCGCTATGTTAAATGAATGTCTTTTGACACTCCAAATACCAGGTTCTTAAATATTTATGAGTATTTACCAAAAGATGAGATTCACTCCCTTTATCAAGTTGGATATCTAATTTTAGCAGCCCTATTTTTAATCAATGTTATATTTTTGTATGATACAATTTTCAGCACTGATCCTATTCCGTCTTATTTAGATATGATAATTTCTTTAGGGTTATGTATATCATATATGAAAAGGATTCAAAAAAGAATATTTTACTTGCTTTTTGTTTATTCCCTTTCAATTCAATAATTTTCTTATTACTTGGTGAGTATTATACAGCTTGGACTACTTTATTCTTGCATATCATTGCTTATTTATATTGTGTTTACTTCTTTAAGAGGTTTTTCGAATATACTAAAAATAACAATCTCGGTTTAACAATTTTGCTGTTGTTTGCGCTTCTGTTTATAAGTCTATTTATTACAATCTATTCAGAGGGCGTATCTGTCATTGATGCTGTTGTTATGATTTCCAATGCATTTACAAGTAATGGTTATACAATTCTAGGTGTAACTCGTATTGGTAAAGTAGACAGTTTGATTCTTGTATGGGGAGGATATATATTATCTGGTGTAGGTACTGCTACTTTGACTGCAGCCATTTTATCTAGATACTTTTCCAGAAATAATAAACAATTTGAAAATAAGATTGAACTTCTTGAAAAGCAAAATAATGGTCTTGAAGAAAAAATCGATAAGCTTGAAGATCAAAATGAGAGTCTTGAAAACAAATTGGATAAAATTTTAAAATATTATGAGAATTAAACTCATTATTCTTCTTTTTTTTAGTTAAAAATAGGATGGGTTAATAAAAAAAGTAAAAAAATAAAAAACAATCATGGTGAAAATTGTTCTTTATAATTCAATTCCAGTAGCTTCATATACATTATCTAAAGCTTGGATTTCTTTGATTACGTCTTTTGGAACTTCTTTGTCTAAAGTTAGAACCATGATAGCTCTTCCGCCTTTTTCATCTCTTCCAACTTGCATAATTCCAATGTTCACGTTGTGTTCACCTAATTTGGTACCGATTTTACCAATACTTCCAGGAACATCTTCATATTTAGCAATGAACATGTGTCCTTTAGGAATTACGTCAACCCAGTAATCGTTTACTTTTAAGATTCTGGATTCGTGTAATTGAGTTCCTTCAGCAGTGAAAGTTTCATCTTCACTTTTAGCAATAACTTTGATTAAGGATTCGTATCCTCTGGAGTTATTTTTCCTGCCTTCAGTAATGCTGATTCCTCTGTCTTTTGCAACTAATGCAGCGTTAACTGCGTTTACTGGGGAACTTAAGAATGGGTTTACAGCACCTTGGATAACAGTTCTTGATAAGATTTCAAGATTGTCAATTTCAGAGATTTCTCCACTGTAGATAATTTCAAGTTCTTGGAGTTTGCTGTTAAGTCCTTGTGCAACGAAACTACCTAATTTTTCACATAATTCCATGTATGGTGCTAACTCTTTGTAGGTTTCCTTGTTGATACGTGGTAAGTTTAACACGTTTTTAGGGGTGTTTCCTTTTGCAAGGTCAATAATTTCATCAGCTACAATAATAGCTGCATCTCTTTGAGCTTCTTTGGTTGAAGCTGCAATGTGAGGAGTTAAAACGATGTTGTCTAACTCGAATAATTTTGAATCTTCTGCTGGTGGTTCTTCTTCGTATACATCGAGAGCTGCTCCACCAATTTTATCATTAACTAATGCATCGTATAATGCTTCTTCATCAATAATTCCACCACGAGCACAGTTTACGATGAAAGCAGTATCTTTCATTATTTCAAATTGCTCGGTAGAAATTGAGTGTTTGGTTTCAGGGGTAAGAGGTACGTGGATTGTAATAAAGTCTGCATTTTTAAGAACTGTGTCTAAATCAGTTAAATCTACGCCCATTTGTTTTGCAACTTCTTCAGGTAAGTATGGGTCGTAAGCCATTGCATCCATTCCAAATGCTTTACATCTGTTTACAACTTGGGATCCGATTCTTCCCATTCCAATTACACCAAGGGTTTTGTTTCTGAGTTCTACACCCATGAATTTTTTCTTTTCCCATTTGCCTTCTTTGACAGATTTGTCTGCAATGGAAATTTTACGAGCCATACTTAAAATTAATCCCATAGTGTGTTCAGCTACAGTAACTGAGGTGGATTCTGGTGAGTTTACAACCATAATACCTTTTTCAGTTGCAGCATTTAGGTCGATGTTGTCTACTCCAACACCTGCTCTTGCAATAATTTGTAAGTTGTCTGCTTTTTCAATAATGTCAGCAGTTAATTTTGTACGACTTCTTACAACGATTCCGTTGTATTCATGGATGGTATTAGCTAACTCTTCAGGAGTGATGCTGGTGTCAACAACAACATCAGCTACTTCTTTTAAGTTTTCAATACCCTTTTCGTTAATAGCATCAGCGATAAGTACTTTCATTTTTTCACCATAATTTAAATGAATATTTAATAATAAATATTAGTTATAATTATATTGTTTATCTTATTTAAAAGGTTTCAATTTTAATAAAATTTGGCAGATATTGCAGTAGCATTGAAAATAAATATTTTTTCTGTCATAAAAAATTATATAATATTTAAGATTAACTATCAATTAGGTGATAAAATGGTAAGTTTTGATGAATTTCCAATAACTAGTGCAGACCATGTTGCAGGATATAAAATTGTTGAAGTTAAAGGATTTGTTTATGGTTTAACCGTACGTGCAAGAGGTATCGGTGGAGACATAGGTGCAGGTCTTAAAAGCATTTTAGGTGGAGAAATCAAACAATATGTTAAAATGATG
This window encodes:
- a CDS encoding type II secretion system F family protein; protein product: MNLKIIDDLALFLDNIIPEMYLSKLSEFLLSGAISIGASKVLAMFIIFILSTEIFLVIVSILFNLPISLVIFPFFIVPVLFTYVIVMQERRAQEIECTAPDFLRQLSSMLQVGLSFENAMEDMSHYSKGPLYDEIRRSIVEIRMGRNFDESWNAMGKRLKSKELERIFGIILDGRKSGSSISTVLFDVSNDLRDLMALKRERKSTVMMSVMFLLISAIVATPFAMGMVSVYSNFMQTYGMESEIILSAPMVGELYLIIHSILVGFIISIIMYGKIKSGIKFSMPLVAASFGIFYIISTFGSTLLMGGL
- a CDS encoding class III signal peptide-containing protein; this encodes MDECAQTSAEFILLFGGIFVVVLLVIYMYNNYMNDLGGEINSKEVNEFNSQLKTLKNYFK
- a CDS encoding bile acid:sodium symporter family protein; translation: MKRIFEFIEKYYCIMLLFFVGIALVYPPTFNWVLANIGDINILNLLLSIVLFTMGTTLKVDNFVNVFKNPREIVLGIAAQYIIMPFLAFALASIFSLDMALTVGIILVGTVPGGTASDVITFLARGDVALSVSLTAISTLISPIVTPLITLVLIGNQITFNPVDMFISIVQIVIIPIVLGLALNYKFPEFCAKLKGYLPAISGIVVCLIVAGIMGANKQAILTSSLLIMAVIIIQYFMAMGLGCLMGYIAGMKREHIITIAIELAFQNSGLSTSLAKTHFPSLTAATVPGALYSVWQNFAGSIIAYFLTRYSD
- a CDS encoding DUF4013 domain-containing protein; this translates as MIDHTRTFYENIKDAFYFAVSDKVSIVIIGIILTIAGTLEEYHTNDPLLSIISIIVLLCFLLFEAGYSSKIIVETLEGSTKTPAIENIPEMLTHGLKEFIVTLGYSIVSYILGMVVEGIYVIYHDSIILLPSLLIFALILFVMNSSLIYMGHKSGKIKDGFNIKGIFGLYGKLGFLGTLFLFITCIISQLILFSSVFNVFSWDIWIIIKFIMNFLLAPISLIFSLRLFALQGRLN
- a CDS encoding TMEM175 family protein, with translation METERFEALIDAILAIIITIIVLELPLANVGSWEALYELRYDFLIYAVSFIVCFNFWNFNNNIFRLVNKVDNKVIWTMGITLFVFSLLPYLTLFVGEHFYLFLPQFLYGLCFIITAVLSIIIGNFLKAADPGNIALHIALSKHYPMYATITTVLIGMILGYIFYPPIILVCCLISILGVWFIPRIIFHFK
- a CDS encoding TMEM175 family protein — translated: METTRFETFFDAIIAIIITVLVLKIPQPTTPTIGAILQLNTVFIAYLISFLTLYNLWYANHNLFQVIDTIDNSVVWRYGVMTFIISLLPYFTLWLAYDIHSVPAETMFGLIFILTHIFNRLAMQAIYKSNPYNKQLIELDFNSNIQSIPLCVLIIGFILTYTVYTPGIYICCLIAVLLWVFFDRIIRRGNNGN
- a CDS encoding lactaldehyde dehydrogenase, whose protein sequence is MDMLINGKHISSDDVEDVINPYDGKVIDTIPIAHRQDAELAIESANNAKDSLREMSAFKISNKLFNVVEKLKEKRLEFAESLTLEVGKPINESLLEVDRSIETLKLSAEEAKRIYGESVPLDAGMGGKGFFAFTQKEPLGVVAAITPFNYPLNLTIHKIAPAIACKNTVIVKPPTEAPLTVMKFCDLLDEEFPDGVVNVIPGYGSEVGDHLVISPDVNKISFTGSVTTGLMISQKAGMKKVTLELGGNDPTVILKDADLDKAVKGIINGAFLNAGQVCMGVKRVIVEDEIADEFAEKLVEATQKLVMGNPMDSKTTLGTLISEKAAIQVEETVNNAVREGAKILTGGNRDGAFYEATVIDNVAPDMDLVENETFGPVAPIIRVKNIDEAIEVANDTEYGLQAGVFTADYASAMRCAQEIEAGTVFINKQSTFRTDNMPFGGFKNSGIGKEGIKYAVDEMTKTKLIGLNLR
- a CDS encoding tRNA-binding protein produces the protein MWDTTKDYRILVASKARENYLNLIPTAAFRGSWNKKQAIDLGKQMNSDFQSLMYSYLEGDELVNSPDVASLKEKAEQIIEYLGGPDWNKKFLSNAPKEDREKTQENIAKVRFFLDTIIGLKDRLALGPINDPIIGVDIRVGEVMSVTKHPRNDKLLICNVNLGKRAITVLTNDLTVKDDNKVGVSLLPPQSFSDIVSEGMFLGIDGVIVKDVEGELGQMPKIPLEALNETRNLVENYLK
- a CDS encoding PRC-barrel domain-containing protein — encoded protein: MVEVSKLRSLDIYTNTGHYVGRVEDVVLNIRLGTISKLQVRAIEQERKPAGVINSFLGSIRGEVPEENDMKSFQNDLLTVDFDKVQAIGDIMLINPRDIKKINSEPQVPDAVVPKQPETQPQETQVQFDAERL
- a CDS encoding aspartate dehydrogenase, with protein sequence MKVGIIGCGAIANIITGSIAPENNGIEIAYFFDKDVERAENLASLAGGIAALDFDDMLNNVDLVLECASPASVKEYAPIVLKRGIDMITMSIGAFMDLDFYGEVLKIAKENNAKIHLPSGAVVGLDGIKAVAKFGLKEINLVTRKSPRSLGKDIDTEEVLFEGKASEAVKQFPLNINVAATISMACGRDIDVKIIVDPKVDRNVHEITAKGDFGEFKTTTMNFPCEANPKTSMLAALSAIRLLKSFNETISVGM
- a CDS encoding guanylyltransferase, with protein sequence MKEYEVYSSLKVPKNSKIIVRLDGRSFHQLARDLNLTKPYDENFYKVLSHVCEDLFKEFSPIFVYAFSDEISILLDNVPFNGRIEKIDSVMASFAASSFVINYNVKFKKPPAFDARVIPISDDDILEYFKWRQDESWRNCVNSHGIFYLKSKYSNIESNDKINGKKLSDIHELLFENGINLNDVDAYKKRGIGIYRKNKKVVGFNKKENREQVSYRSYVCTDWNLPKFNKDFFKRLGVLK
- a CDS encoding Mov34/MPN/PAD-1 family protein codes for the protein MSFISKLFGNNDDEFSEVRVDREVLNSVIYYSKQAYPNEFLAFFDGEIKNNVLYITSLLFVPGETCETGAVVHNEMVPMNTKYYGSVHSHPGPSASPSDADLMTFSKNGYFHMIVCLPYSYETFKAYDRHGEPMDYSVGDYSYLVDDNPDDFFDEDDVLTDSDEFEPGFFDEDDDEFFKNLDEEKVDHYEEFERRNGLNNQAQNSVIKIELNNDGSVKRIFREFKD